One window of Fusobacterium polymorphum genomic DNA carries:
- a CDS encoding bleomycin resistance protein, whose translation MKYNDLIPELVVSNINISRDFYVNMLGFKVEYEREEDKFIFLSLGNIQLMLEEGSEEELSQMEYPFGKGINFTFGVNNVDELYSKFKIKKNLLKRDIEIREFRVNDEIIYTKEFSILDPDGYFIRISE comes from the coding sequence ATGAAATACAATGATTTAATACCAGAGTTAGTAGTTTCTAATATTAATATCTCAAGAGATTTTTATGTAAATATGTTAGGCTTTAAAGTTGAATATGAAAGAGAAGAGGACAAATTTATATTTTTGTCACTTGGAAATATCCAATTAATGTTAGAAGAAGGTTCTGAAGAGGAATTATCTCAAATGGAATATCCTTTTGGAAAAGGAATTAATTTTACATTTGGTGTCAATAATGTTGATGAACTTTATTCAAAATTTAAAATAAAAAAGAATTTATTAAAAAGAGATATTGAGATAAGAGAATTTAGAGTTAATGATGAAATTATTTATACAAAAGAATTTTCAATATTAGATCCTGATGGATATTTTATTAGAATATCAGAATAG
- the cobI gene encoding precorrin-2 C(20)-methyltransferase yields the protein MNNKFYGIGVGVGDPEEITIKAINTLKKLDVVILPEAKKDDGSVAYEIAEQYMKEDVEKVFVEFPMLKSLEDRENARKENAKIVQKLLDEGKNVGFLTIGDTMTYSTYVYILEHLPEKYLVETVPGVSSFVDMASRFNFPLMIGDETLKVVSLNKKTNIEFELENNDNIVFMKVSRNFENLKQALIKTGNIDKIIMVSDCGKESQKVYYDIKDLTEDDIPYFTTLIVKKGGFEKWRKFSI from the coding sequence ATGAATAATAAATTTTATGGAATAGGTGTTGGAGTTGGAGACCCAGAGGAGATAACTATAAAAGCAATAAACACCTTAAAAAAATTAGATGTGGTAATATTACCAGAAGCAAAGAAAGATGATGGTAGTGTTGCTTATGAAATAGCAGAGCAATATATGAAAGAAGATGTAGAGAAAGTTTTTGTTGAATTTCCTATGCTAAAATCTCTTGAAGATAGAGAAAATGCAAGAAAAGAAAATGCTAAGATAGTTCAAAAACTTTTAGACGAAGGAAAGAATGTTGGTTTCTTAACTATTGGAGATACTATGACATATAGTACTTATGTTTATATTTTGGAACATCTTCCTGAAAAATATCTTGTTGAAACAGTTCCAGGAGTTTCATCATTCGTTGATATGGCTTCAAGATTTAATTTCCCACTTATGATAGGAGATGAAACTTTAAAAGTTGTATCACTTAACAAAAAGACTAATATTGAATTTGAATTAGAAAATAATGATAATATAGTTTTTATGAAAGTTAGTAGAAACTTTGAAAACTTAAAACAAGCATTAATAAAAACAGGAAATATAGATAAAATTATTATGGTTTCAGATTGTGGAAAAGAAAGTCAAAAAGTTTATTATGACATAAAAGATTTAACAGAAGATGATATTCCATATTTTACAACTCTAATTGTAAAAAAAGGTGGATTTGAAAAATGGAGAAAATTTAGTATATAA
- the cobM gene encoding precorrin-4 C(11)-methyltransferase produces the protein MEKYKEKVYFIGAGPGDPELITIKGQRIVKEADVIIYAGSLVPKEVIDCHKEGAEIYNSASMSLDEVIDVTVKAIKDGKKVARVHTGDPAIYGAHREQMDMLDEYGIEYEVIPGVSSFLASAAALKKEFTLPTVSQTVICTRIEGRTPVPEKESLESLAKHRASMAIFLSVHMIDKVVETLATSYPMTTPVAVVQRASWPDQKIVLGTLETIEQKVKEARINKTAQILVGDFLGDEYEKSKLYDKYFTHEYREAVKK, from the coding sequence ATGGAAAAATATAAAGAAAAAGTTTACTTTATAGGAGCAGGACCTGGTGATCCTGAATTAATAACTATTAAAGGACAAAGAATAGTTAAAGAAGCTGATGTTATTATTTATGCAGGTTCATTAGTTCCAAAAGAAGTTATAGATTGCCATAAAGAAGGAGCAGAAATTTACAACTCAGCATCTATGTCTTTGGATGAAGTTATAGATGTTACAGTAAAAGCAATAAAAGATGGTAAAAAAGTAGCAAGAGTTCATACAGGAGACCCAGCAATCTATGGTGCACATAGAGAACAAATGGATATGCTAGATGAATATGGAATAGAATATGAAGTTATTCCAGGAGTAAGTTCATTTTTAGCATCTGCTGCTGCTTTGAAAAAAGAATTTACATTACCTACTGTTTCTCAAACAGTAATATGTACAAGAATAGAAGGAAGAACTCCTGTTCCTGAAAAAGAAAGCTTAGAAAGCTTAGCAAAACATAGAGCATCTATGGCAATATTCTTATCAGTTCATATGATAGATAAAGTTGTTGAAACTCTAGCTACTTCTTATCCTATGACAACACCTGTGGCAGTTGTTCAAAGAGCTAGCTGGCCTGATCAAAAAATAGTTTTAGGTACTCTTGAAACTATTGAACAAAAAGTTAAAGAAGCAAGAATAAATAAAACAGCACAAATATTAGTTGGAGATTTCTTAGGTGATGAATATGAAAAATCTAAACTATATGATAAATATTTTACACATGAATACAGAGAAGCTGTAAAAAAATAA
- a CDS encoding histamine N-methyltransferase, whose amino-acid sequence MVDISKFDSVDVLKKSFENLKVAKEEIAKTLNKKVTAASWKALYENYIVAKPEITDINMIDSIEKLKNSFTNLKEAKEKISKILNRKVAASSWQILYDKYVTEDLYFKDKVSKYIFYLVEIEGKAQLDFLGITYEYYSNKKVAEKWHKEMVKLIHPDRCKHPKATEAMQALEKLYKGMI is encoded by the coding sequence ATGGTAGACATTAGTAAATTTGATTCTGTTGATGTTTTGAAAAAAAGTTTTGAAAATTTAAAAGTAGCAAAAGAAGAGATAGCTAAAACTTTAAATAAGAAAGTTACAGCTGCTTCATGGAAAGCACTATATGAAAACTATATAGTTGCAAAACCAGAGATAACAGATATTAATATGATTGATTCCATTGAAAAATTAAAAAATAGTTTTACAAATTTAAAAGAAGCAAAAGAAAAAATTTCTAAGATTTTAAATAGAAAAGTTGCAGCTAGTTCTTGGCAAATTTTATATGATAAATATGTTACTGAAGATTTATACTTTAAAGATAAAGTTTCAAAATATATATTCTATCTAGTAGAAATTGAAGGAAAAGCACAACTTGACTTTTTAGGAATAACTTATGAATACTATAGTAATAAAAAAGTTGCAGAAAAATGGCATAAAGAAATGGTAAAACTTATTCATCCTGATAGATGCAAGCATCCTAAAGCAACTGAGGCTATGCAAGCACTAGAAAAATTATATAAAGGGATGATTTAA
- a CDS encoding GIY-YIG nuclease family protein: MGSACGNGGLFGRWSDYINNLTGGNQEFEDIKKINGEDYIKKNFKYSIVEIFDTKTKQEYILERENYWKNVFETKKFGMNKN, from the coding sequence ATAGGTTCTGCTTGTGGAAATGGTGGATTATTTGGTAGATGGAGTGACTATATAAATAATTTAACAGGTGGAAATCAAGAGTTTGAAGATATAAAAAAAATAAATGGAGAAGATTATATTAAAAAAAATTTTAAATATTCTATCGTTGAAATTTTCGATACTAAGACAAAACAAGAGTACATATTAGAGAGAGAAAATTATTGGAAAAATGTTTTTGAAACTAAAAAATTTGGTATGAATAAAAATTAA
- a CDS encoding DMP19 family protein has product MKRKFINVTKEYIENLAPTDFCVELIQPAWETVNIYGSYEEYEESLKAYTIEQRYLLAMHWLGAEVANGGFQQFLSNSTGIVWEDAYKGYQAIGSEKLAYLIEELIKIYGRDIPFDREERGNILDSFSQEKLAEIDALTDLYYEIEEPEWRKVTLWVKANSEKFLIQAEINDYSR; this is encoded by the coding sequence ATGAAAAGAAAATTTATCAATGTTACAAAGGAATATATAGAAAACTTAGCTCCTACAGATTTTTGTGTTGAACTTATTCAACCTGCTTGGGAGACAGTAAATATTTATGGAAGCTATGAGGAATATGAAGAGTCATTAAAAGCTTATACAATTGAACAAAGATACTTGCTTGCAATGCATTGGCTTGGAGCAGAGGTTGCTAACGGAGGTTTTCAACAATTTTTAAGTAACTCTACGGGTATTGTTTGGGAAGATGCATATAAAGGATATCAAGCTATTGGCTCAGAAAAATTAGCCTATTTAATTGAAGAACTAATAAAAATTTATGGTAGAGATATACCTTTTGATAGAGAAGAAAGAGGAAATATATTAGATAGTTTTAGTCAAGAAAAATTGGCAGAAATAGATGCTCTTACTGACCTATATTATGAAATTGAAGAACCTGAATGGAGAAAAGTTACTCTTTGGGTAAAAGCTAATAGTGAAAAATTTCTAATTCAAGCTGAAATAAATGATTATAGTAGGTAA